The Bacteroidota bacterium genome window below encodes:
- a CDS encoding PAS domain S-box protein gives MANEKPKKETIDNFSSSNRLERELLISQTLNVISRAINTSDNLHDLFKIIHDALKHIIDVTNIFIGLYDEKTDMLTLPYVVDERDEYRPLIVKGSHSLAEQVIYSGKSLLMKEKDFLEEAKKQGSKKIGTKPAVWLGAPLVLHGKPFGIIALQSYHNPNIYSEQDLTTLESVAEQIAFAIERKNKSDEIARLALALKCTQDCINITDLENKIIFINDAFVETYGYESKDELIGKNIDIVRSPDNPSDVVKEILPATLRGGWKGELFNKRKDGTDFPVSLNTAVITDDHGKPVGFIGVSQDITERRTAEINLHRERNLLRSILESIPDEVYVKDRQGRFLLANSACANALKGAGITSTEDLIGKTDIDILTHKIAHSEFDMEQKMLQTGQPVIDREQTLRDSSTGEIIRSILISKTPLKDPQGRTVGLVGINREVTAMAKFREELRKSEEKYRTIFENVQDVFYQTDLSGIITDISPSIERYSQYTREELIGKPVETVYLNPSDRRTLMRMLIDKKEVIDIQITLRTKNGAIVPTSINAHLMYNKEGNPIGVEGSLRNLTERVKAENSIRETTSRLSMLIQNLHSGILVINEEGKVLLANEQLRSIFKITESLPELVSLDSEQLHVILSERLVDPESFHERIKETLLWREPVVRYEIAMKDNRILERDYVPIFVEGDYKGHLWQFHDVTESRHAQDILSKYAEDLYRANQQTEQQNYSLEEQSRELIKARETALQASKLKSEFVANMSHEIRTPMNGVLSIAELLLETKLTSEQNEYVHIIINSGESLLKIINDILDFSKIEAGKLSVEIIEFDLEAVVEETVTLLAHHANSKNIELLSHIYNNVPTALRGDPIRIRQIMTNFLGNAIKFTEKGEVIARVTLEHENEYSAELKFSISDTGIGIAPEAQKKLFQPFIQADGSTTRKYGGTGLGLTISKQLVEIMGGTVGLESIQGKGSTFWFSLKLEKQSQKTVTVETRLPQLNILVVDDNKTNRISLMQYFNAWGMKTDEADNGADALEMIDRSRSQSKEYPLIIVDMQMPGMDGLELSRKIREHSSASQKIVMVSSMKVTVEQWQSAGITMFLLKPVRKNELHSMLVSLFATSFEVSPQKIKDDVQTVKKDWKKVNVLVAEDNPVNQKVAVKMLERLNIQPDVVINGREAVNAVKLKKYDLVFMDVQMPEMDGFEATKTIRETEVSDMRTCIIAMTANALQGDRERCLQAGMNDYLSKPIKQNDLQSMIEKWLLQVGKSKENAVEQPAAPETSLIDNTRIQEILELGERELVVELMTIYLQDSEAALSEIESAITLNDSKILRESSHKLKGSSANLGINTIYSICAQIEQFAKNNDVSAAALLLSELKDNFSTVKQYIISTYLTN, from the coding sequence ATGGCAAACGAAAAGCCAAAAAAAGAAACAATAGATAATTTTTCCTCTTCAAACCGCCTTGAACGCGAATTATTGATCAGTCAAACATTGAATGTTATTTCGCGAGCGATCAATACCAGCGATAATCTCCACGATCTTTTTAAAATAATCCATGATGCATTAAAGCACATTATTGATGTCACAAATATCTTTATCGGTTTGTATGATGAAAAAACTGATATGCTGACCCTTCCGTACGTTGTTGACGAACGGGATGAATATCGTCCGCTGATTGTTAAAGGATCCCACTCATTGGCAGAACAAGTGATCTACAGCGGAAAATCATTACTCATGAAAGAAAAGGATTTCCTTGAAGAAGCGAAAAAACAAGGTTCAAAAAAAATAGGGACGAAACCGGCAGTATGGCTTGGTGCACCGCTGGTGTTGCACGGAAAACCGTTTGGAATTATTGCGCTGCAAAGTTACCACAATCCTAATATCTATTCTGAACAGGATCTCACAACACTTGAATCGGTGGCAGAACAAATCGCATTTGCTATAGAACGCAAAAACAAGAGCGATGAAATTGCCCGGCTTGCGTTGGCCTTAAAATGTACGCAAGATTGTATTAATATTACCGATCTTGAAAATAAAATTATTTTTATTAATGATGCATTCGTAGAAACATATGGATATGAATCGAAAGATGAGCTGATTGGTAAAAATATTGACATTGTCCGTTCACCGGATAATCCTTCCGATGTCGTAAAGGAGATTCTGCCAGCAACATTGCGGGGAGGGTGGAAAGGAGAGTTGTTCAATAAACGGAAAGATGGAACTGACTTTCCCGTCTCTTTAAATACAGCAGTCATTACGGATGATCACGGAAAGCCGGTCGGTTTTATTGGTGTATCGCAGGATATCACCGAACGAAGAACGGCTGAGATCAATCTTCATCGTGAAAGAAATTTGCTTCGATCAATACTTGAATCTATTCCGGATGAAGTTTATGTAAAGGATCGGCAGGGAAGATTCTTACTGGCAAATTCTGCTTGTGCAAATGCCTTAAAGGGCGCAGGAATCACCTCTACAGAAGATCTCATTGGAAAAACTGACATCGATATTCTCACTCATAAAATTGCTCATTCAGAATTTGACATGGAGCAGAAGATGCTGCAAACGGGTCAACCGGTGATTGATCGTGAACAGACTCTTCGCGATTCGTCAACCGGTGAGATTATTCGATCGATCCTGATCAGTAAAACTCCTTTAAAGGATCCGCAGGGAAGGACGGTCGGTCTGGTCGGCATTAATCGTGAAGTTACGGCAATGGCAAAGTTTAGGGAAGAATTACGCAAGAGCGAAGAAAAATACCGGACGATTTTCGAAAATGTTCAGGATGTATTCTATCAAACAGATCTATCCGGTATCATCACCGATATCAGTCCTTCCATTGAACGCTATTCACAATATACCCGGGAAGAATTGATTGGAAAGCCGGTTGAAACGGTCTATTTGAATCCCAGCGATCGAAGAACGTTAATGCGGATGTTGATTGATAAAAAAGAGGTAATAGATATTCAAATTACGTTGCGAACAAAGAATGGGGCAATCGTTCCAACATCTATTAATGCGCACCTTATGTACAATAAGGAAGGAAATCCGATTGGAGTTGAAGGATCGCTGCGAAATTTAACAGAGCGGGTAAAAGCGGAAAACAGCATACGGGAAACAACATCGCGGCTTTCAATGCTGATACAAAATCTTCATTCAGGAATTCTGGTGATCAATGAAGAAGGAAAAGTATTGCTTGCAAATGAACAATTGCGCTCCATCTTTAAGATAACGGAATCGCTTCCGGAATTGGTTTCGCTCGATTCTGAACAGCTGCATGTGATTCTTTCTGAACGTCTCGTCGATCCGGAAAGCTTTCATGAACGGATCAAGGAAACGCTCCTTTGGCGCGAACCGGTAGTTCGTTATGAAATTGCGATGAAGGATAATCGAATTCTGGAAAGAGATTATGTTCCAATTTTTGTTGAAGGGGATTACAAAGGCCATTTATGGCAATTTCACGATGTTACGGAAAGCAGGCATGCACAGGATATCCTTTCCAAATATGCTGAAGATCTATATAGGGCAAATCAACAAACCGAACAACAAAACTACTCGTTGGAAGAGCAATCCCGAGAATTGATTAAAGCTCGCGAAACGGCACTCCAGGCATCAAAATTAAAATCCGAATTTGTCGCCAACATGAGTCATGAAATACGCACCCCGATGAACGGTGTGTTGAGTATTGCTGAGCTATTGCTGGAAACAAAACTTACGTCCGAACAAAACGAGTATGTTCACATCATCATAAACTCCGGCGAATCCCTTTTGAAAATTATCAACGATATTCTTGATTTTTCTAAAATCGAAGCGGGAAAATTATCCGTCGAGATCATTGAATTTGATCTTGAAGCTGTAGTAGAAGAGACAGTCACGCTTCTTGCCCATCACGCTAACTCAAAAAATATTGAACTCCTCTCTCACATCTATAATAATGTTCCCACTGCCCTGCGCGGCGATCCAATACGGATACGACAGATCATGACCAATTTTCTGGGGAATGCAATAAAGTTTACAGAAAAAGGGGAAGTGATTGCGCGGGTTACGCTTGAACATGAAAACGAATACTCCGCCGAGCTAAAATTCAGCATTTCCGATACAGGAATCGGTATTGCTCCAGAAGCACAGAAAAAATTATTTCAGCCGTTTATTCAGGCGGATGGCTCTACCACGCGAAAATACGGCGGCACCGGATTAGGATTGACGATCTCCAAACAGCTTGTGGAAATCATGGGTGGAACTGTTGGTTTAGAAAGTATACAAGGGAAAGGGAGCACATTTTGGTTCTCCTTGAAATTGGAAAAACAATCACAAAAAACGGTGACCGTTGAAACACGTCTTCCACAGTTAAATATTCTTGTTGTTGATGACAATAAAACCAATCGGATTTCTCTGATGCAGTATTTCAACGCTTGGGGTATGAAAACAGACGAAGCGGATAATGGTGCCGACGCTTTGGAAATGATTGATCGGTCAAGATCACAATCAAAAGAATATCCGTTGATCATTGTGGATATGCAAATGCCAGGTATGGATGGACTCGAACTGTCCCGAAAAATTAGAGAACATTCGTCGGCATCACAAAAAATCGTAATGGTTTCTTCAATGAAAGTAACTGTTGAACAATGGCAGTCTGCCGGAATTACCATGTTCTTACTGAAGCCGGTCAGAAAGAATGAACTTCATAGCATGTTAGTCTCGTTGTTTGCTACATCATTTGAAGTTTCACCTCAAAAAATCAAGGATGATGTACAAACGGTTAAAAAGGATTGGAAGAAAGTCAACGTATTAGTTGCCGAGGATAATCCGGTCAATCAAAAAGTCGCAGTAAAAATGCTCGAACGATTGAATATTCAACCGGACGTAGTCATCAATGGACGGGAAGCAGTCAATGCAGTGAAACTAAAAAAATATGATCTTGTTTTTATGGATGTTCAAATGCCGGAGATGGATGGTTTTGAAGCGACAAAAACTATTCGAGAAACAGAAGTGAGTGATATGCGTACCTGTATTATTGCAATGACGGCAAATGCGCTTCAGGGTGATCGAGAGCGATGCCTGCAGGCCGGAATGAATGATTATCTTTCTAAACCAATTAAACAAAACGATCTTCAATCAATGATTGAAAAATGGTTGTTGCAGGTTGGAAAATCAAAGGAGAATGCCGTTGAACAACCAGCGGCGCCAGAGACTTCACTTATTGATAATACTCGCATTCAGGAAATTCTGGAGTTAGGTGAACGTGAATTGGTCGTTGAATTGATGACGATTTATCTTCAGGATTCTGAAGCTGCTTTGAGCGAGATTGAATCCGCTATTACACTGAACGATTCGAAAATACTTCGCGAAAGTTCTCATAAATTAAAAGGAAGTTCCGCTAATCTTGGTATTAATACAATCTATTCCATCTGCGCACAGATAGAACAGTTTGCAAAAAACAACGACGTCTCTGCCGCGGCGTTATTGTTGAGCGAATTAAAAGACAATTTTAGCACTGTTAAACAGTATATAATTTCGACATACCTCACAAACTAA